CGGGGACCGCTTCATCCTGCGCGGGTTCGTCAAGCAGGAGAGCCACGGCACGACCATCGGCGGGGGGACCGTGGTGCGCGTGCTCGCCCCACGCCTCCGGCCGCGCGACACCGAGCAGGTGGCGCTCCTGCGCAAGATGGTCGACGCCCCGCCGAAGGAGCGCGTGGCCCTCGAGGTGCTCGCCGCGGGTCAGCCGGGGCGCGGGCGCGAGGCGCTGCAGTGCCGGCTCCCCTTTCCGCCGGGGCAGGTGCAGCGGCTGGTCGACGAGCTCCTCGCCGCGCGGGAGCTCGTGCGCTTCGACAAGGAGGGGGGCGGAGCGATCCATCGCCAGGCCTTCGAGGAGCTCAAGCGGCGGGCCGTCGAGCTGGTGGAGGCCACGCACCGCGAGAGCCCGCTCGAGGCGGGGATGCGGCGCGAGGAGCTCCGCTCCCGCCTCGGGACGACGCTCGACGCGCGGCTCTTTCACGCCGTCCTCTCGGCGCTCGAACGCGACGGGGAGCTCGTGGTGACGCGGGAGACCTGCCAGCGGCCGGGGCACCGCGTGGCCGAGGCGGCCCAGGGCCTCGAGCCGGTCACCGAGCGTCTGCGGCGGTGCTTCGCCGAGGCGGGGCTCGCGCCGCCGCGCGACGCCGAGCTCTCCGCGCAGCTCGGGCTCCCCAGTGCCGACGTGGCCTCGGGGATCAAGGTGCTCCTCGACCAGGGGACTCTGGTGCGGATCGCGGGGCTGCTCTTCGACCGCCAGGCGCTCGAGGTCCTGCGCGGGAGGCTCGTGGCCTTCCTCACCGAGCGCGGGCAGATCAGCGCGGCGGAGTTCAAGGAGCTCGTGGGGCAGACCCGGAAGTTTGCCATCCCGCTGGCCGAGTACTTCGACGCCCAGAAGGTCACGCTGCGGGTCGGAGATCTGCGAAAGCTCCGCGGCTGAGAGGGGCGCAGCCTGTGGATAACCTGTGAAATAGGTGTTGCGTGTCCAAGTCAAATACTTCAAATGACGCGATAATTATGAAAACTTGCGTTTTCCACAGCAGGCCGCCCGGGGCGTACCTACGGTCGGGGCGTGGCCCCCTGCGCGCGGGCCTGAGCTTCTGCTTGTGGGTTCTCTCCGCAGCCTGCGGCGGGGGACCGGGGCAGGGGGCGGATGGCGGCGCGGCCGGGGATGCGCCGGTCGGCGAGGGCCTTCCGGCCGTGGACGCCGACCCGCGGGTCTTCCGCCTGGTCTCGGCGAGCAGCGTGTCCCCGACCCGGGTGCGGCTGCTCTTTTCCGCGCCGCTCGACAAGGCGTCGGCCGAACGCCCCGGGGCCTACCGCGTGGCCGGGCTGCCCCTCTTCGCGGCGGTGCTCGAGGGAGACCGCGCCGTGCGGCTCGAGACGCACTACCAGCTGGCCGGTCCCTACGCGGTGGAGGTGGACGACCGCGTGGCGGATACGTCGGGACGCCGGCTGGCTCCCGGGGCGCGCGCGACCTTCGAGAGCGCGGCGCTGGCCGTGAAGCTCGCCCCCACCTTCGCGGACGGGTCGATGTCCGCGCTGCTCGCGGCGGGCTGGAAGGTGGTGGACGACCCGCGCGCCACGAACGCGGCGCCCTCCGCGTGGCAGACGGGGGGCGGGTTTCTGCGGCAGAGCTCGGACATCTATGGAGGCGACCCCGAGGACCGCTTCACGCCCGATCGGGCGGGGACCTTCTTCGTGGCGCAAAAGGAAGCCCTGGGAGACGCGCTCGTCGAGGCGACGCTGGCCAGCGCCGACGACGACGGGATCGGCCTCGTCCTGCGCTTTCGCGACGAGAAGCAGCACTACCGCTTCCAGTGGTTCCGTCAGGGAGGACATCGCGAGCTCGTGCGCGTGGAGGCGGGGGTGACCACGCGCCTCGCCTTCGACGTGGCGCCGTACGCGAGCGGGACGACCTATCGGGTGCGCTTCTCCGTCGAGGGGACGCAGCTCGCGCTCTTCCTCGACGACGCGCTCGTGCTGCAGGCCCAGGATCCGAGTCCCTTGCCCGCCGGGGCGCCGGGCTGCTTCGCGTGGGGCAACCGTGGGCTCGACGTGGGCAAGCTCCGCGTGGCCGAGCTGCCGAAGGACGCGGGCCACGCCGCTCCGTCGGTGGTCCAGGGGCCGCCGCACACCGGGGCGCCGATGGCTGCGACGGCGCCGGCGGTGGGGGATCCGCAGGCGACCGAGGTCGTGGCCTGGGCGCGAGCGACCGGTCCCGCCGCGATCGCCTGGCAGGTGGCGAGCTCCCCCGACTTCAAGGACGCTCGCCAGACCGAGTTCCTCCCCGTCTCGGAGGCCGACGCCTTCGCCGCGAGTCGCGTGGTGAGCGGTCTGTCGCCCGGCGCGACCTACTACCTGCGCCCGCTCTTCGCGGCGGGAGCGGCGGGCGGGCTCCACAACGTAGGGGCGGCGACGCGCGTGCGTACTCCGCCGGCGCCCGAGGCAGCCGAGAGCGTGACCTTCGCCTTCAGCGCGGACGTCGGGGTGCGCCCGGATCTCATCGCGCAGAACGCGATCTTCGACGAGCTGCCGCAGCACGCGCCGCTCTTCTATCTCAACCTGGGGGACTTCCCGTACATGGATTCCTTCGTCAAGCCGGTGGCGGTGACCCAGGTCGACTTCTGGGAGCGGCACCAGGAGGTGCGCACCGTCGCGCCCATTGGTCGGCTCGCCGGCGCCATGCCGCTCGTGGCCATCTGGGACGACCACGAGGTGCGCGACAACTGGGATGGCGCCTTCTCGGCCTCGAGCGCGGGGGCGCTCTTGGTGACGCGCGGCGTGAAGGCGTGGCACGACTACTTTCCGTTCCGGCCGACGGCGGGAGCGGCGCCGAGCAACTACCGGACGCTGCGGCTCGGCGCGCTCGCGGAGCTCTTCCTCCTCGACACGCGGTCCTTTCGCAGCGCCAACGCGATGCCCGACGGGCCGACCAAGACGATGCTCGGCGCGGCGCAGAAGGCCTGGCTCGAGAAGGCGCTCGCCGCCTCCACGGCCAAGGTGAAGCTCGTCGTCTCGAGCGTGCCGCTGCGCTACACGATCACCGGCACCGATGCGTGGTCCGGCTTCGCCACCGAACGCGCGGAGCTGCTCGCCATGCTGGCCAAGCTCGGTCCGAAGGGCGCGCTCGTCCTGACGGGCGACAACCACCGCGCCTCGGTGCACCACCACCCGGAAGGGATCGTGGAGGTCATGGCCGGTCCGATCAGCGCGCCGGCCTTCGCGCCCCCGTCGCCGCTGCCGCCCGAGGTGGTCTTCTCCAAGGCGGTGCCGAACTACGGCATCGTGCGCATCACGCCGAAGGGGCAGGGGGCCGAGGTGGTGGTGGAGCTCTACGCCGCGGGGGCGAAGCTGCTCTGGCGAGAAACCCTCTAGAAGAAGTACTGCCCCGTCGCCGCCGCGTAGAACGCGTCGCGCCAGCCGCCGTCCACGCGCACGCTGAACTGCTCGCTGATCTTGAAGTTCACGCCGATGAGCAGGTGCACGATGGGGATCACCGGCCACTTGCCCGTCTCCTTGTAGACCTTGGGGGAGTTCGGGCTATCCGAATCGCTCGTCCCCTGGTTCTTCGGATCGGAGAGCCACTCCTCGCGCCGCGCTGGGTCCATCCCCTTCGGATAGCAGGCGTTCGCGTCGCGGAAGGTGTTCTGGTTGCAGCGGTCCGGATCGTTCGAGACGCGGTAGATGTTGCCGAGCACCACGCCGAGGCCCACGCCCGCGCCGTAGACCAGCGAGAACCACTTCAGGAAGTAGTGGTGCCAGAGGAAGTGCACGTTGAAGCCGAGCACGCTCAGGTTCTTGAACTGCAGGTAGTCCGTGTCCACGGCGGGGTTCTTGTTCTTGCCCAGGTAGTTTCCGTCGCGCGGGCTGTAGAAGCCGTAGTCCACCGAGGCCACGAGGTCGAAGTTACCCTTGCGCCGGATGAACTCCGCGCCGAAGCCCATCGAGTTGAGAGGCGTCGAGGCCTGCAGGAACAGGTTCAGAAACCAGGTGGGCACGAAGATGCCCCGCACGTGGAGCCCGATGCCGTAGCTCACGTCGGACTTCTTGGCCGCCGCCTCCGTCGCGGGCGTCGGGGCGGGCTCGCCCACCTTGGTCGCGGCGGGCTTGGCGGGCTCGTCCGCGGGCTTGGCCGTCGCGCCGGGCTTGCTCGGCTCCTCGCCGGGCTTGGCGGTCTCGCCGGGCTTGGCCGGCTCCTCGCCGGGCTTGGCCTCGGCGGGCTTCTTGGGCTCCTCGGGGTCGGCCTCTTCCTCGCCGGCCTGGGCCAGGCGCAGCCGCGGCGGGGTTACCCGATCGCTCACGTCGCTGCCGAAGCCGGGATTCACGTTCAGGCGCCACCGCGGGGAAGGTTCCGCCGCGGCCGCAGCGCTCCACAGACCCACGAGTACGATCAAAGCCCATCGCATCATCATCACGCTCCGCCTGGGGGAGCGCCGACTATAGGAGAAAAGCGCGTGGCGATGAAGGGGCCTTCTACCGCGCCGCAGCATGCCCAGCGTCGTGGGCGATCGTTTGCCCCTGGTGGCCGGTGCCG
This portion of the Deltaproteobacteria bacterium genome encodes:
- a CDS encoding alkaline phosphatase D family protein produces the protein MWVLSAACGGGPGQGADGGAAGDAPVGEGLPAVDADPRVFRLVSASSVSPTRVRLLFSAPLDKASAERPGAYRVAGLPLFAAVLEGDRAVRLETHYQLAGPYAVEVDDRVADTSGRRLAPGARATFESAALAVKLAPTFADGSMSALLAAGWKVVDDPRATNAAPSAWQTGGGFLRQSSDIYGGDPEDRFTPDRAGTFFVAQKEALGDALVEATLASADDDGIGLVLRFRDEKQHYRFQWFRQGGHRELVRVEAGVTTRLAFDVAPYASGTTYRVRFSVEGTQLALFLDDALVLQAQDPSPLPAGAPGCFAWGNRGLDVGKLRVAELPKDAGHAAPSVVQGPPHTGAPMAATAPAVGDPQATEVVAWARATGPAAIAWQVASSPDFKDARQTEFLPVSEADAFAASRVVSGLSPGATYYLRPLFAAGAAGGLHNVGAATRVRTPPAPEAAESVTFAFSADVGVRPDLIAQNAIFDELPQHAPLFYLNLGDFPYMDSFVKPVAVTQVDFWERHQEVRTVAPIGRLAGAMPLVAIWDDHEVRDNWDGAFSASSAGALLVTRGVKAWHDYFPFRPTAGAAPSNYRTLRLGALAELFLLDTRSFRSANAMPDGPTKTMLGAAQKAWLEKALAASTAKVKLVVSSVPLRYTITGTDAWSGFATERAELLAMLAKLGPKGALVLTGDNHRASVHHHPEGIVEVMAGPISAPAFAPPSPLPPEVVFSKAVPNYGIVRITPKGQGAEVVVELYAAGAKLLWRETL